From Acidimicrobiales bacterium, one genomic window encodes:
- a CDS encoding ABC transporter permease, giving the protein MSANRRRMAAVVRKELTTLTSYRVDLMMRVLHIGYFAVSFYFISEFVGDPESISQFRGGYFEFALIGSIVTSWAAVGMSSFPEQISEEQNEGTLEAVLTTPTPIWTVLVASHAVAFVFVIAETALLVLVGLGLFGAGIPILGMVQAAPILFLVALSFVPFGVISAAFIILVKRGDPFSGPAQQLTLLLSGALYPLSVLPGWLEVVTRVVPATYGVRATRAVVQTEAGLTDVVGEMGVLLAFVVVVLPLSMLAFRSAVGVAQRAGTLGTY; this is encoded by the coding sequence ATGAGCGCCAACCGGCGGCGCATGGCCGCGGTGGTCCGCAAGGAGTTGACGACCCTCACCTCGTACCGGGTCGATCTCATGATGCGGGTGCTGCACATCGGCTATTTCGCCGTGAGCTTCTACTTCATCTCGGAATTCGTGGGTGATCCGGAGTCGATAAGCCAGTTCCGCGGCGGCTACTTCGAGTTCGCGCTCATCGGTTCGATCGTCACCAGTTGGGCCGCCGTCGGCATGTCGAGCTTCCCCGAGCAGATCAGCGAGGAACAGAACGAAGGCACGCTCGAGGCCGTCCTCACGACACCGACACCGATCTGGACGGTGCTCGTGGCGAGCCACGCCGTCGCCTTCGTCTTCGTGATCGCCGAGACCGCGCTCCTCGTTCTCGTGGGTCTGGGGCTGTTCGGCGCGGGAATCCCCATCCTGGGCATGGTGCAGGCCGCACCCATCCTGTTCCTCGTCGCGTTGTCGTTCGTCCCGTTCGGCGTGATCTCCGCCGCGTTCATCATCCTGGTGAAGCGGGGTGACCCGTTCAGCGGGCCGGCCCAGCAGCTCACGCTCCTGCTGTCGGGTGCCCTGTATCCCCTCTCGGTGCTCCCCGGTTGGCTCGAGGTCGTCACCCGCGTGGTGCCGGCCACCTACGGCGTCCGGGCCACTCGGGCGGTCGTGCAGACCGAGGCGGGCCTGACCGATGTGGTCGGTGAGATGGGAGTGCTTCTCGCCTTCGTCGTGGTCGTGCTCCCCCTGTCGATGCTGGCCTTCCGGTCGGCGGTCGGCGTGGCGCAGCGGGCCGGCACGCTCGGCACCTACTGA
- a CDS encoding amidase, whose translation MSDKPWGGDVVSLVDAFRAGERHPREEVAATLAAVESDPLNTVCHVDAEAALAAAEHADVALPFGGVPLAVKELLTVAGWPDTEASVALADRVATADSIPVERLRAGGAIPTVQTTSSEFGGVNQTTTKLHGVTRNPWGPDRTPGGSSGGSAAGVAAGLFALASASDGGGSIRIPAGFCGLVGLKPTYGRVPKGPQIGNLTAVEGCVSRSVRDTARWLDVTNGFDRRDPFSLPRVDDYEARLGEGIAGLASLRVAIVPDLGCAVVAPETEEIVVAAAEALIAAMGATRVDIELRLPNIMGAWGLTGGIGIRKELGDRWPDCAGDLTSMMREGVVRAEKRIDLSSMVKAETRRQELNVAMAEMFDRVDLVLAATNPSTAFDAEGHLPSLFGGRESNPGNNGALTAPSNIYGNAAISLPAGLASDGLPVGLQVVAPHHAERVLLDTGLVWERTQPWPLTA comes from the coding sequence ATGAGCGACAAACCATGGGGAGGCGACGTGGTGTCGCTCGTCGACGCGTTCCGCGCCGGCGAGCGACACCCTCGAGAAGAGGTGGCGGCCACGTTGGCGGCGGTCGAGTCCGACCCGCTCAACACGGTGTGTCATGTCGACGCCGAGGCCGCGTTGGCGGCAGCCGAGCACGCCGACGTCGCACTCCCTTTCGGTGGTGTGCCGCTGGCGGTGAAGGAATTGCTGACGGTGGCCGGGTGGCCCGACACCGAAGCCTCGGTCGCGCTCGCGGACCGCGTGGCCACTGCCGACAGCATTCCGGTCGAGCGGCTCCGGGCCGGCGGCGCAATCCCGACGGTGCAGACGACCTCGAGCGAGTTCGGCGGCGTCAACCAGACCACCACGAAGCTCCACGGCGTCACCCGCAACCCGTGGGGTCCCGATCGAACGCCCGGCGGTTCGTCGGGCGGTTCGGCGGCCGGGGTGGCGGCCGGGTTGTTCGCACTCGCGTCGGCGAGCGACGGCGGTGGTTCGATCCGTATCCCGGCCGGGTTCTGCGGCCTGGTGGGTCTCAAGCCCACCTACGGGCGGGTCCCGAAGGGTCCGCAGATCGGGAACCTCACGGCGGTCGAGGGCTGTGTCAGCCGTAGCGTCCGCGACACCGCCCGGTGGCTCGACGTCACCAACGGGTTCGATCGACGAGACCCCTTCAGTCTGCCACGAGTCGACGACTACGAAGCCCGGCTCGGCGAGGGCATCGCCGGTCTCGCGTCACTCCGGGTCGCGATCGTTCCCGATCTCGGCTGTGCCGTCGTGGCGCCGGAAACCGAGGAGATCGTCGTCGCGGCGGCCGAGGCCCTGATCGCGGCGATGGGCGCCACGCGGGTCGACATCGAACTGCGGCTGCCCAACATCATGGGGGCCTGGGGTCTCACCGGCGGCATCGGCATCCGCAAGGAACTGGGCGACCGGTGGCCCGACTGTGCGGGTGACCTGACCTCGATGATGCGGGAGGGTGTAGTGCGCGCGGAGAAGCGGATCGACCTCTCCTCGATGGTCAAGGCCGAGACCCGGCGCCAGGAGCTCAATGTGGCCATGGCCGAGATGTTCGACCGGGTCGACCTGGTGCTGGCGGCCACCAATCCGTCGACGGCCTTCGATGCCGAGGGACACCTGCCGAGCCTGTTCGGTGGCCGCGAGTCGAACCCCGGCAACAATGGTGCGCTGACCGCGCCGTCGAACATCTACGGCAACGCGGCGATCTCACTCCCTGCCGGTCTTGCCAGCGACGGACTGCCCGTCGGCCTCCAGGTCGTGGCTCCCCACCACGCCGAGCGGGTACTCCTCGACACCGGCCTCGTCTGGGAACGCACCCAGCCGTGGCCCCTCACCGCCTGA
- a CDS encoding class I adenylate-forming enzyme family protein — MLTDISRRAATDFADTAAYVTEEGWGITYAELDRAADEVAAGLTARGVGAGDAVALVLPSTIDYVVIFLALARLGAVTAGLNPKLRPREIAGCLDVLDPRLVVATAELLDAVDTDRFPTEVIIVGNEAASVAAAFRLSGAGPAPTLAEDESRAVCVCFTSGSTGQPKGAWYTNRQLSRIAELDTGGAWGGGGHGISSTQFAHVGFMTKLPWLLASGRTTHLLERWSAGPVLRLIADHRMPAVTGVAPQLALMLRHPLMDELDFSAVQAVVAGGAASPPALVRECRERFGAPYSIRYSSTESGGIGLGTALDADDEEALHTIGRPRPGVEASIRDGDGAPVGDGDIGELWLRSDCVMSGYWNDPETTAETLVDGWLRTGDLARVDDAGCYRLAGRVKEMFIRGGYNVYPMEVESVLIAHPAVAEVAIVPRPDDVMGEIGVAVVVTADGHDTPTLDALREFGADELAKYKLPEALRTVDELPRNSSDKVDRRSLAAMELGGS; from the coding sequence GTGCTCACGGACATTTCTCGACGCGCCGCCACCGACTTCGCCGACACCGCGGCCTACGTCACCGAGGAGGGGTGGGGCATCACCTACGCCGAACTCGATCGCGCCGCCGACGAGGTGGCCGCCGGTCTCACGGCCCGAGGAGTCGGCGCGGGCGATGCCGTGGCCCTCGTGCTCCCGTCGACCATCGACTACGTGGTGATCTTCCTCGCTCTCGCCCGCCTGGGCGCGGTCACGGCGGGACTCAACCCGAAACTGCGACCACGCGAGATCGCCGGCTGCCTCGATGTCCTCGACCCCCGGCTCGTCGTGGCCACCGCCGAGCTGCTCGACGCCGTCGACACCGACCGCTTCCCCACCGAGGTGATCATCGTCGGCAACGAGGCCGCATCCGTCGCCGCGGCGTTCCGGCTGTCCGGCGCCGGACCGGCACCAACCCTCGCCGAGGACGAGAGCCGGGCGGTCTGCGTGTGTTTCACCAGCGGCTCGACCGGCCAACCGAAGGGCGCCTGGTACACGAACCGACAGCTCTCCCGCATCGCCGAACTCGACACCGGCGGCGCCTGGGGCGGCGGCGGGCACGGCATCTCCTCCACCCAGTTCGCCCACGTGGGTTTCATGACCAAGCTCCCGTGGTTGCTGGCCAGCGGACGAACGACCCATCTCCTCGAACGATGGTCGGCCGGGCCGGTGCTGCGCCTGATCGCCGACCACCGGATGCCCGCCGTCACCGGGGTCGCCCCTCAGCTGGCGCTGATGTTGCGGCATCCGCTCATGGACGAACTCGACTTCTCCGCCGTCCAGGCCGTCGTCGCGGGTGGAGCGGCGTCGCCACCCGCGCTCGTGCGAGAGTGCCGGGAACGCTTCGGCGCGCCCTACTCGATCCGCTATTCGTCCACCGAGAGTGGGGGCATCGGGCTCGGCACTGCGCTCGACGCCGACGACGAGGAGGCCCTCCACACGATCGGCCGACCTCGCCCCGGCGTCGAGGCCTCGATCCGCGATGGCGACGGTGCGCCCGTCGGCGACGGCGACATCGGTGAACTCTGGCTTCGTTCCGACTGTGTCATGTCGGGCTACTGGAACGATCCCGAGACGACTGCGGAGACCCTGGTCGACGGCTGGTTGCGCACCGGCGATCTCGCCCGGGTCGACGACGCGGGGTGCTATCGCCTCGCCGGCCGGGTGAAGGAGATGTTCATCCGGGGTGGCTACAACGTCTATCCCATGGAGGTCGAGTCGGTACTGATCGCCCACCCTGCGGTGGCGGAGGTGGCGATCGTCCCCCGGCCCGACGACGTCATGGGCGAGATCGGGGTCGCCGTCGTGGTGACGGCCGACGGCCACGACACCCCGACGCTCGACGCACTGCGCGAGTTCGGCGCCGACGAACTGGCGAAGTACAAGCTGCCCGAGGCCCTGCGCACGGTGGACGAACTCCCCCGCAACTCGAGCGACAAGGTCGATCGACGATCCCTCGCCGCAATGGAGCTCGGCGGAAGCTAG
- a CDS encoding ABC transporter ATP-binding protein, whose translation MLVVDGLRMTYQPATGLLGLLVRSASPEPVVALDGVDLRVEAGEVVGIIGPNGAGKSTLIRSITALLVPTAGTVDIDGVRVTGDNREVRAKFGLSLPNERSFYWRLTGRQNLRYFAAMAGLDAAAGEERVEQAMVDHGLAHRDKAVFGYSSGMLAQLGIARATLHDPPLIVLDEPTRSLDPIAGRRLCHQIRGLAGEGRAVLMASHRLDEVVLACDRAVALINGRILWEGSAEEIADDPGGLGARLESLVADTAADEDRDDA comes from the coding sequence ATGCTCGTCGTCGACGGCCTGCGCATGACCTATCAGCCGGCCACGGGCCTGCTCGGTCTGCTGGTCCGCTCGGCCTCGCCGGAACCGGTGGTCGCCCTCGACGGCGTCGACCTCCGAGTCGAGGCCGGCGAGGTCGTCGGCATCATCGGACCCAACGGCGCCGGGAAGTCCACGCTGATCCGATCGATCACCGCGCTCCTCGTCCCCACTGCCGGCACCGTCGACATCGACGGCGTCCGCGTCACCGGCGACAATCGCGAGGTCCGGGCGAAGTTCGGCCTCTCGTTGCCCAACGAGCGTTCGTTCTACTGGCGGCTCACCGGGCGACAGAACCTGCGTTACTTCGCAGCCATGGCCGGACTCGATGCCGCGGCCGGCGAGGAGCGCGTCGAGCAGGCCATGGTCGACCACGGCCTCGCCCACCGCGACAAGGCCGTGTTCGGGTATTCGTCGGGCATGCTCGCCCAGCTCGGCATCGCCCGAGCCACGCTGCACGACCCTCCCCTCATCGTCCTCGACGAACCCACGCGCAGCCTCGACCCGATCGCCGGACGCCGGCTCTGTCATCAGATACGTGGCCTCGCCGGGGAGGGCCGGGCAGTGCTGATGGCCAGCCACCGCCTCGACGAAGTGGTTCTCGCCTGCGACCGGGCGGTCGCGTTGATCAACGGCCGCATCCTGTGGGAGGGATCGGCCGAGGAGATCGCCGACGACCCCGGCGGACTGGGCGCTCGGCTGGAGTCCCTCGTGGCCGATACCGCCGCCGACGAGGATCGAGACGACGCATGA
- a CDS encoding S24/S26 family peptidase, translated as MVESDHASTTEPDAIAALLRRRLSHAAVEIPVAGTSMSGVIASGSTVVLSPATHPRCGEIWAFVDDDGGVVVHRVREYDGSSVTARGTGNRVDDDPVPASRLVGRVVESHWSGQRRRFGSVDRVRAAVTLRTRRRVRRLLAVASRRRRPDRNPKDT; from the coding sequence ATGGTGGAGAGCGATCACGCGTCGACAACCGAACCCGACGCCATTGCCGCGCTCCTTCGACGGCGGCTGTCGCACGCGGCCGTCGAGATTCCGGTCGCCGGCACGAGCATGTCGGGCGTGATCGCGTCCGGGTCGACCGTGGTGCTCAGCCCCGCCACCCACCCGCGCTGCGGGGAGATCTGGGCATTCGTCGACGACGACGGTGGTGTGGTCGTACATCGGGTCCGCGAGTACGACGGTTCTTCGGTGACCGCGCGCGGCACGGGCAACCGGGTCGACGACGATCCCGTTCCCGCCTCGCGACTGGTCGGCCGGGTCGTCGAATCCCACTGGTCCGGTCAGCGCCGTCGCTTCGGATCCGTCGACCGAGTCCGTGCCGCCGTCACGCTGCGCACACGTCGCCGAGTCCGGCGACTGCTGGCCGTCGCGTCTCGCCGTCGACGCCCCGACAGAAACCCGAAAGACACGTGA
- a CDS encoding Flp family type IVb pilin yields the protein MSAIRQFQSWLLHHWSTLDEEERGASLVEYALLVALIAMVCIAAVTALGETTSASMSEAVSQLG from the coding sequence ATGAGCGCGATCCGTCAATTCCAGAGCTGGCTACTTCACCACTGGTCCACACTCGACGAGGAGGAGCGTGGCGCCAGCCTGGTCGAATACGCGCTGCTGGTCGCGTTGATCGCGATGGTCTGCATCGCTGCGGTGACCGCACTGGGCGAGACCACGTCGGCATCGATGTCCGAAGCCGTCTCCCAGCTCGGCTGA
- a CDS encoding PqqD family protein encodes MATRRRTGVSFEPSGDSVVILNADGTEMTTLNPVGSLIWQALDGERDASALAQDLVTQFEDVAVDELERDIADFIEDLAAADLVDIS; translated from the coding sequence ATGGCTACCCGACGACGCACAGGAGTCAGCTTCGAGCCGAGCGGCGACTCCGTGGTGATCCTCAACGCCGACGGCACCGAGATGACCACGCTCAACCCCGTGGGCTCGCTGATCTGGCAGGCCCTCGACGGCGAGCGGGACGCGTCGGCCCTGGCCCAGGACCTCGTCACCCAATTCGAGGACGTCGCGGTCGACGAGCTCGAGCGCGACATCGCCGACTTCATCGAGGACCTCGCCGCCGCTGACCTCGTCGACATCAGCTGA
- a CDS encoding DUF6159 family protein codes for MGRIKNTWSLAKVSWAVLRQDRELLLIPVLSFVSALVVLGALLIPTIALLDTGSAEESSNPALVVLGIVAALAMSIISVFFNGALVAGAHERMSGGDPTVGSAMRRATARLGGLLPWALLTGTVGLVLQAVRERAGFIGSFIVNLAGAAWEVVTFLVVPAIVIDDHSAVDGLKRSGALLKATWGENLAARVGFGLLGLLAMIPAVVLVAVMSALGSAALVVGVGVAVIYVAVVIVVLTALNAVFQTALYLYATTGSVPSGYEHSNLPESFTRK; via the coding sequence ATGGGCAGAATCAAGAACACCTGGTCGTTGGCGAAGGTGTCGTGGGCGGTGCTGCGTCAAGACCGGGAGCTGTTGCTGATCCCGGTGCTCTCCTTCGTCTCGGCGCTCGTCGTGCTCGGGGCCCTGCTCATCCCGACGATCGCGCTCCTCGACACCGGATCCGCTGAGGAGTCCTCGAACCCGGCACTGGTCGTGCTCGGCATCGTGGCAGCGCTCGCCATGAGCATCATCAGCGTGTTCTTCAACGGCGCCCTGGTGGCCGGGGCCCACGAACGGATGTCGGGTGGCGACCCCACCGTCGGTTCCGCGATGCGCCGGGCCACGGCCCGTCTCGGCGGACTGCTTCCATGGGCGTTGCTCACCGGCACGGTCGGCCTCGTGCTCCAAGCCGTGCGGGAGCGAGCCGGCTTCATCGGTTCCTTCATCGTCAACCTGGCCGGGGCGGCGTGGGAGGTCGTCACGTTCCTCGTCGTGCCGGCCATCGTCATCGACGACCATTCCGCCGTTGACGGACTCAAGCGCTCGGGCGCCCTCCTCAAGGCCACGTGGGGCGAGAACCTCGCCGCCCGGGTCGGGTTCGGCCTGCTCGGCCTGCTGGCGATGATCCCCGCCGTGGTCCTCGTCGCCGTGATGAGCGCTCTGGGCAGCGCCGCACTCGTCGTGGGTGTCGGGGTCGCCGTGATCTACGTGGCCGTCGTGATCGTCGTACTCACGGCCCTCAACGCCGTCTTCCAGACAGCGCTCTATCTCTACGCCACCACCGGCTCGGTGCCGAGTGGCTACGAGCACTCCAACCTGCCGGAGAGCTTCACCCGCAAGTAG
- a CDS encoding acyl-CoA dehydrogenase family protein produces MDVRLDPSLETFQDEVRTWLEEHVVGEFAKWRGKGLTAQEDIPIEVQLAWEREMATGGWLGIDFPEWIGGRGCTLAEQVVFFKTYVEARAPGRLANVGVTLLGPTLMAFGDEALQRRFVPPILSGEEMWCQGYSEPDAGSDLANVKTRAELVDGQWVVNGQKVWTSLAQFADYAFVVARTEPGSQRHQGLSYLLVPMEQPGVDIRPIVQITGGSEFNETFFSDAVTDGSMVVGGVGNGWKVAMGTLAFERGASTLGQQVSFRQEFDDMIEMAKANGRWDDPVLRQELMESYIRLEILRFNQLRMLTALTSDGVPGPEMSIGKLYWAGWHRRMGELLMDVKGAAAMVGDESAHTGHAISGDGDYPEYRVDKEQRTFLYSRAHTIYGGSNQVQRNVIGERVLGLPREPR; encoded by the coding sequence ATGGACGTCCGGCTCGACCCCTCGCTCGAAACCTTCCAGGACGAAGTGCGCACATGGCTCGAAGAGCATGTCGTCGGTGAATTCGCCAAGTGGCGGGGAAAGGGACTCACGGCGCAGGAGGACATCCCGATCGAGGTGCAGCTCGCCTGGGAGCGGGAGATGGCGACCGGCGGATGGCTCGGCATCGACTTTCCGGAGTGGATCGGCGGCCGCGGCTGCACCCTCGCCGAACAGGTGGTCTTCTTCAAGACGTATGTGGAGGCTCGGGCGCCGGGTCGGCTCGCCAATGTCGGCGTGACGTTGCTCGGACCGACCCTCATGGCGTTCGGCGACGAGGCGCTCCAACGACGCTTCGTGCCCCCGATCCTGTCCGGCGAAGAGATGTGGTGCCAGGGCTACAGCGAGCCCGACGCCGGCTCCGACCTGGCCAACGTCAAGACGCGAGCCGAGCTGGTCGACGGTCAATGGGTGGTGAACGGCCAGAAGGTGTGGACGTCGCTGGCCCAGTTCGCCGACTACGCCTTCGTCGTCGCCCGCACCGAACCCGGTTCACAGCGTCACCAGGGGCTCAGCTATCTGCTCGTGCCGATGGAGCAGCCCGGCGTGGACATCCGCCCGATCGTCCAGATCACCGGCGGCAGCGAGTTCAACGAGACGTTCTTCAGCGATGCGGTCACCGACGGGTCGATGGTGGTCGGCGGGGTCGGCAACGGGTGGAAGGTGGCGATGGGCACGCTCGCGTTCGAGCGCGGTGCGTCGACGCTCGGCCAGCAGGTGTCGTTCCGTCAGGAGTTCGACGACATGATCGAGATGGCGAAGGCCAACGGTCGCTGGGACGACCCGGTGCTGCGGCAGGAGTTGATGGAGAGCTACATCCGCCTGGAGATCCTGAGGTTCAACCAGCTCCGCATGCTCACCGCCCTCACGAGCGACGGTGTGCCCGGACCCGAGATGTCGATCGGCAAGCTCTACTGGGCGGGCTGGCACCGCCGGATGGGTGAGCTGCTCATGGACGTGAAGGGTGCGGCGGCCATGGTCGGCGACGAGTCGGCCCACACTGGTCATGCGATCAGCGGCGACGGCGACTATCCCGAGTATCGCGTCGACAAGGAACAGCGCACTTTCCTCTACAGCCGAGCGCACACGATCTACGGTGGCTCCAATCAGGTGCAGCGCAACGTGATCGGCGAGCGCGTCCTCGGGCTTCCTCGCGAACCCCGGTAG
- a CDS encoding class I adenylate-forming enzyme family protein, whose amino-acid sequence MTVPEADAFLTGEGGFLETTTETVNGIEMRVVKNRPANLVELLRASADHGDGAARYYLFDDGRAATFTENIDHAAALGAALHERFGVGPGDRVAILGANSPEWIQSFWASVGQGAIAVAMNGWWTADEIRYGLELTTPKVLITDRRRLERIEQSDWDPDMPIVVMEDALDGLIAEFTPAELPELTINEDDPAAILFTSGTTGRPKGAITTHRNFLAYVSCAYITGARDGVRFPSTGEPPAHPPMRLAASPLFHISGLHSAAIMAVASGMGAVWTTGRFDPEKVLRLTEEHRITGWGGVTTQMWRIIEHPDFHEYDTSSVQSIGGGGSVWSPELQRACRAALPHVTQAVAVGYGLTECAGLATHASNDVLAAHPDSVGYPIPTADVAILDDEDHPLPDGEIGNVCVRGPMVIPGYWDNPEATAETIRPGGWLRTGDFGHMRDGLLFLASRRKDLIIRGGENIYPTEIENRLDEHPDVHEVAVIGVDHRELGQEVKAVVVPRPGATLEPAALGEWVAQTLAVYKVPAHWEIRTEPLPRNASGKILKAVVAGESENTFIED is encoded by the coding sequence ATGACGGTTCCTGAAGCGGACGCCTTCCTCACCGGCGAGGGCGGCTTTCTCGAAACGACCACCGAGACGGTCAACGGCATCGAGATGCGGGTCGTGAAGAACCGCCCGGCCAACCTCGTCGAGCTCCTGCGCGCCTCGGCCGACCACGGCGACGGTGCGGCCCGCTACTACCTCTTCGACGACGGCCGGGCGGCCACGTTCACCGAGAACATCGACCACGCGGCCGCCCTCGGCGCCGCGTTGCACGAACGGTTCGGTGTCGGTCCCGGCGACCGTGTGGCGATCCTGGGTGCCAACTCGCCCGAGTGGATCCAGTCGTTCTGGGCGTCGGTCGGCCAGGGTGCCATCGCGGTGGCGATGAACGGCTGGTGGACGGCCGACGAGATCCGCTACGGCCTGGAGCTGACGACACCGAAGGTCCTCATCACCGACCGGCGACGTCTCGAACGCATCGAGCAGAGCGACTGGGACCCCGACATGCCGATCGTCGTCATGGAGGACGCACTCGACGGACTCATCGCCGAGTTCACACCGGCCGAGTTGCCAGAGCTGACCATCAACGAGGACGACCCCGCAGCGATCCTGTTCACCAGTGGCACCACCGGCCGACCGAAGGGTGCGATCACCACCCACCGCAACTTCCTCGCGTATGTCTCGTGCGCGTACATCACCGGTGCCCGCGACGGTGTGCGCTTCCCGTCCACCGGCGAGCCCCCGGCGCACCCGCCGATGCGGCTCGCCGCCAGTCCGCTGTTCCACATCTCCGGCCTTCATTCGGCGGCGATCATGGCCGTGGCGTCCGGTATGGGCGCCGTGTGGACCACCGGCCGTTTCGATCCGGAGAAGGTGCTACGGCTCACCGAGGAGCATCGCATCACGGGGTGGGGCGGCGTCACCACCCAGATGTGGCGCATCATCGAGCATCCCGACTTCCACGAGTACGACACGTCGAGCGTCCAGTCGATCGGCGGCGGTGGGTCGGTGTGGTCCCCGGAACTCCAACGGGCCTGCCGCGCCGCGCTCCCCCACGTCACCCAGGCGGTCGCCGTGGGCTACGGACTCACCGAGTGTGCCGGGCTCGCCACCCACGCCTCGAACGACGTGCTCGCCGCGCATCCCGACAGCGTGGGATACCCGATCCCCACCGCGGATGTCGCGATCCTCGACGACGAGGACCACCCGCTCCCCGACGGCGAGATCGGCAACGTGTGTGTGCGCGGGCCGATGGTGATCCCCGGCTACTGGGACAACCCCGAGGCCACCGCCGAGACCATTCGACCGGGCGGTTGGCTCCGGACCGGCGACTTCGGCCACATGCGCGACGGCCTGCTCTTCCTCGCGAGCCGACGCAAGGACCTGATCATCCGCGGCGGCGAGAACATCTACCCGACCGAGATCGAGAACCGCCTCGACGAGCACCCCGATGTCCACGAGGTCGCCGTGATCGGCGTCGACCATCGCGAGCTCGGCCAGGAGGTGAAGGCCGTGGTGGTCCCGCGCCCCGGCGCCACGCTCGAACCGGCTGCGCTCGGGGAATGGGTGGCCCAGACCCTGGCCGTCTACAAGGTGCCCGCGCACTGGGAGATCCGCACCGAGCCGCTGCCCCGCAACGCCAGTGGGAAGATCCTGAAGGCCGTCGTCGCCGGTGAGTCCGAGAACACCTTCATCGAGGACTGA
- the rsgA gene encoding ribosome small subunit-dependent GTPase A produces the protein MTDLGPWGRDRYEAELTPVEGVLGRVVRVDRGECDAMTDDGRVRVLSDSVRSQDEIAPVTGDWVDIVEDDELGPVIDRVFPRVTSVSRRDPAERDLVQVLAANLDVVAVVHGLDRPLPPGRLERFLVIAHQSGARPVVILTKVDAVQSGDEAESTQSLVRALAGDMAVIASSIVDGRGLDDVRSLIGSGRTLALVGPSGVGKSALVNALAGHEVLEVGEVRDADAKGRHTTTARELVLLPDDAGLVLDTPGIRAIGLWEAENALDLVFGDLEALATECRFGDCAHAGEPGCAITDGVASGAVDERRVQRYRALVAELAAQREREAERERRDQKDGRGRGRGRGRRRRR, from the coding sequence ATGACTGATCTCGGCCCGTGGGGGCGCGACCGCTACGAGGCCGAGCTGACGCCGGTCGAGGGTGTTCTCGGTCGCGTGGTCAGGGTCGACCGGGGCGAGTGCGACGCGATGACCGACGATGGTCGGGTCCGGGTGCTCTCGGATTCGGTGCGCTCGCAGGACGAGATCGCACCCGTCACCGGCGACTGGGTCGACATCGTCGAGGACGACGAACTGGGCCCGGTCATCGATCGGGTGTTCCCGCGCGTGACATCGGTCAGCCGCCGTGATCCGGCCGAACGCGACCTCGTGCAGGTGCTGGCGGCCAACCTCGACGTCGTCGCCGTGGTCCACGGCCTCGATCGGCCGCTGCCGCCGGGTCGGCTCGAACGGTTCCTGGTGATCGCCCACCAATCCGGCGCGCGACCCGTCGTGATCCTCACCAAGGTCGACGCGGTCCAGTCGGGCGACGAGGCCGAGTCGACGCAGTCGCTCGTGCGCGCGCTGGCCGGCGACATGGCCGTCATCGCGTCGAGCATCGTCGACGGTCGCGGGCTCGACGATGTCCGGTCGCTGATCGGTTCGGGTCGCACGCTGGCGCTGGTCGGTCCGAGCGGCGTGGGAAAGTCCGCCCTCGTCAATGCGCTCGCCGGTCACGAGGTGCTGGAGGTCGGCGAGGTGCGCGACGCCGATGCCAAGGGTCGACACACCACGACGGCCCGAGAGTTGGTTTTGCTGCCCGACGACGCCGGACTCGTGCTCGACACTCCCGGCATTCGCGCCATCGGCCTCTGGGAGGCGGAGAACGCCCTCGATCTCGTCTTCGGCGATCTCGAGGCGCTCGCCACCGAATGCCGGTTCGGCGACTGTGCCCACGCGGGTGAGCCGGGGTGCGCGATCACCGACGGTGTGGCGTCCGGCGCGGTCGACGAGCGCCGGGTCCAGCGCTATCGGGCCCTCGTTGCGGAACTCGCCGCGCAGCGCGAGCGCGAAGCCGAGCGCGAACGCCGCGACCAGAAGGACGGTCGCGGACGAGGGCGGGGACGCGGCCGTCGGCGGCGTCGCTAG